From the genome of Symphalangus syndactylus isolate Jambi chromosome 7, NHGRI_mSymSyn1-v2.1_pri, whole genome shotgun sequence, one region includes:
- the MAPK15 gene encoding mitogen-activated protein kinase 15 isoform X4 — MCTAVDPRILRRYVLRRQLGQGAYGIVWKAVDRRTGEVVAIKKIFDAFRDKTDAQDTGFLLAPPAHTPVFLSLQRTFREITLLQEFGVHPNIISLLDVIRAENDRDIYLVFEFMDTDLNAVIRKGGLLQDVHVRSIFYQLLRATRFLHSGHVVHRDQKPSNVLLDAKCIVKLCDFGLARSLGDLPEGPEDQALTEYVATRWYRAPEVLLSSHRYTLGVDMWSLGCILGEMLRGRPLFPGTSTLHQLELILETIPPPSEEDLLALGSGCHTSVLHHLGSRPRQTLDALLPPDTSPEALDLLRRLLVFAPDKRLSATQALQHPYVQRFHCPSDEWTRKGDVRLQAREGVQLSAPEYRSRVYQMILERGGSSGTSRELGPEGVSPCQAHLHKPRADPQLPSGTPVQGPRPRPQSSLGHDPPEHESPRAAKNIPRQNSTPLLQTALLGNGERPPGAKEAPPLTLSLVKPSGRGAAPSLTSQAAAQVANQALIRGDWNGGGAVRVASAKQVPPRLPPEARPGRRMFSTSALQGAQGAARALLGGYSQAYGTVCHSALGHLPLLERRRV, encoded by the exons ATGTGCACCGCAGTGGACCCTCGCATCCTCCGGAGATACGTACTCAGGCGGCAGCTCGGGCAGGGG GCCTATGGCATTGTGTGGAAGGCAGTGGACCGGAGGACTGGTGAGGTCGTGGCCATCAAGAAAATCTTTGATGCTTTTAGGGATAAGACAGATGCCCAG GACACAGGCTTCCTTCTTGCTCCACCCGCCCACACACCTGTGTTTCTGTCTCTTCAGAGAACATTCCGGGAAATCACGCTTCTCCAG GAGTTTGGGGTCCATCCCAACATCATCAGCCTCCTTGACGTGATCCGGGCAGAGAACGACAGGGACATTTACCTGGTGTTTGAGTTTATGG ACACTGACCTGAACGCGGTCATCCGGAAGGGCGGGCTGCTGCAAGATGTCCACGTGCGCTCCATCTTTTACCAGCTCCTGCGGGCCACCCGGTTCCTCCACTCGGGGCACGTCGTGCACCGGGACCAGAAG CCGTCCAATGTGCTCCTGGATGCCAAATGCATAGtgaagctgtgtgactttggcctGGCCCGCTCCCTGGGCGACCTCCCCGAGGGGCCTGAGGACCAGGCCTTGACAGAGTACGTGGCCACACGCTGGTACCGAGCTCCGGAGGTGCTGCTCTCTTCGCACCG ATACACCCTTGGGGTGGACATGTGGAGTCTGGGCTGTATCCTGGGGGAGATGCTGCGGGGGAGGCCCCTGTTCCCGGGCACGTCCACCCTCCACCAGCTGGAGCTGATCCTGGAGACCATCCCGCCACCATCcgaggagg ACCTCCTGGCCCTCGGCTCAGGCTGCCATACCTCTGTGCTGCACCACCTGGGGTCCCG GCCACGACAGACGCTGGATGCCCTCCTACCGCCAGACACCTCCCCAGAGGCCTTGGACCTCCTTAGGCGACTCCTGGTGTTCGCCCCGGACAAGCGGTTAAGCGCGACCCAGGCACTGCAGCACCCCTACGtgcagag GTTCCACTGCCCCAGCGACGAGTGGACACGAAAGGGAGATGTGCGGCTCCAGGCACGCGAAGGGGTCCAGCTCTCTGCGCCTGAGTACCGCAGCCGCGTCTATCAG ATGATCCTGGAGCGTGGAGGCAGCAGCGGCACCTCGAGAGAGTTGGGCCCGGAGGGTGTCTCCCCGTGCCAGGCACACCTGCACAAACCCAGAGCCGACCCTCAGCTGCCTTCTGGGACACCTGTGCAGGGTCCCAGACCCAGGCCGCAGAGTAGCCTGGGCCATGACCCCCCCGAGCACG AGTCCCCCCGTGCAGCCAAGAACATTCCCAGGCAGAACTCCACTCCCCTGCTTCAAACTGCACTCCTAGGGAATGGGGAAAGGCCCCCTGGGGCGAAGGAAGCGCCCCCCTTGACACTCTCGCTG GTGAAGCCAAGCGGGAGGGGAGCTGCGCCctccctgacctcccaggctgcGGCTCAGGTGGCCAACCAGGCCCTGATCCGGGGTGACTGGAACGGGGGCGGTGCGGTGAGGGTGGCCAGCGCAAAACAG GTCCCTCCCCGGCTTCCTCCGGAGGCCCGGCCCGGCCGGAGGATGTTCAGCACCTCTGCCTTGCAGGGTGCCCAGGGGGCCGCCAGGGCTTTGCTTGGAGGCTACTCCCAAGCCTACGGGACTGTCTGCCACTCGGCACTGGGTCACCTGCCCCTGCTGGAGAGGCGCCGCGTGTGA
- the MAPK15 gene encoding mitogen-activated protein kinase 15 isoform X2 produces MCTAVDPRILRRYVLRRQLGQGAYGIVWKAVDRRTGEVVAIKKIFDAFRDKTDAQRTFREITLLQEFGVHPNIISLLDVIRAENDRDIYLVFEFMDTDLNAVIRKGGLLQDVHVRSIFYQLLRATRFLHSGHVVHRDQKPSNVLLDAKCIVKLCDFGLARSLGDLPEGPEDQALTEYVATRWYRAPEVLLSSHRYTLGVDMWSLGCILGEMLRGRPLFPGTSTLHQLELILETIPPPSEEDLLALGSGCHTSVLHHLGSRPRQTLDALLPPDTSPEALDLLRRLLVFAPDKRLSATQALQHPYVQRFHCPSDEWTRKGDVRLQAREGVQLSAPEYRSRVYQMILERGGSSGTSRELGPEGVSPCQAHLHKPRADPQLPSGTPVQGPRPRPQSSLGHDPPEHESPRAAKNIPRQNSTPLLQTALLGNGERPPGAKEAPPLTLSLVKPSGRGAAPSLTSQAAAQVANQALIRGDWNGGGAVRVASAKQVSPAQSAPLPSSSFPLFLSFSLPSPSFPLSLQCPVQISQGPQGLPSTSPPLTPPLWDPQLYTGPSPASSGGPARPEDVQHLCLAGCPGGRQGFAWRLLPSLRDCLPLGTGSPAPAGEAPRVSRPTPFIWTPVPAPAPSPDPSPVSCTP; encoded by the exons ATGTGCACCGCAGTGGACCCTCGCATCCTCCGGAGATACGTACTCAGGCGGCAGCTCGGGCAGGGG GCCTATGGCATTGTGTGGAAGGCAGTGGACCGGAGGACTGGTGAGGTCGTGGCCATCAAGAAAATCTTTGATGCTTTTAGGGATAAGACAGATGCCCAG AGAACATTCCGGGAAATCACGCTTCTCCAG GAGTTTGGGGTCCATCCCAACATCATCAGCCTCCTTGACGTGATCCGGGCAGAGAACGACAGGGACATTTACCTGGTGTTTGAGTTTATGG ACACTGACCTGAACGCGGTCATCCGGAAGGGCGGGCTGCTGCAAGATGTCCACGTGCGCTCCATCTTTTACCAGCTCCTGCGGGCCACCCGGTTCCTCCACTCGGGGCACGTCGTGCACCGGGACCAGAAG CCGTCCAATGTGCTCCTGGATGCCAAATGCATAGtgaagctgtgtgactttggcctGGCCCGCTCCCTGGGCGACCTCCCCGAGGGGCCTGAGGACCAGGCCTTGACAGAGTACGTGGCCACACGCTGGTACCGAGCTCCGGAGGTGCTGCTCTCTTCGCACCG ATACACCCTTGGGGTGGACATGTGGAGTCTGGGCTGTATCCTGGGGGAGATGCTGCGGGGGAGGCCCCTGTTCCCGGGCACGTCCACCCTCCACCAGCTGGAGCTGATCCTGGAGACCATCCCGCCACCATCcgaggagg ACCTCCTGGCCCTCGGCTCAGGCTGCCATACCTCTGTGCTGCACCACCTGGGGTCCCG GCCACGACAGACGCTGGATGCCCTCCTACCGCCAGACACCTCCCCAGAGGCCTTGGACCTCCTTAGGCGACTCCTGGTGTTCGCCCCGGACAAGCGGTTAAGCGCGACCCAGGCACTGCAGCACCCCTACGtgcagag GTTCCACTGCCCCAGCGACGAGTGGACACGAAAGGGAGATGTGCGGCTCCAGGCACGCGAAGGGGTCCAGCTCTCTGCGCCTGAGTACCGCAGCCGCGTCTATCAG ATGATCCTGGAGCGTGGAGGCAGCAGCGGCACCTCGAGAGAGTTGGGCCCGGAGGGTGTCTCCCCGTGCCAGGCACACCTGCACAAACCCAGAGCCGACCCTCAGCTGCCTTCTGGGACACCTGTGCAGGGTCCCAGACCCAGGCCGCAGAGTAGCCTGGGCCATGACCCCCCCGAGCACG AGTCCCCCCGTGCAGCCAAGAACATTCCCAGGCAGAACTCCACTCCCCTGCTTCAAACTGCACTCCTAGGGAATGGGGAAAGGCCCCCTGGGGCGAAGGAAGCGCCCCCCTTGACACTCTCGCTG GTGAAGCCAAGCGGGAGGGGAGCTGCGCCctccctgacctcccaggctgcGGCTCAGGTGGCCAACCAGGCCCTGATCCGGGGTGACTGGAACGGGGGCGGTGCGGTGAGGGTGGCCAGCGCAAAACAGGTGAGCCCGGCCCAGTCTGCCCCCCTCCCCTCATCCtcctttccccttttcctctccttttccctcccttccccatcctTCCCATTGTCCCTCCAATGTCCAGTTCAAATCTCTCAAGGACCTCAAGGCCTCCCCTCCACTTCACCTCCTCTGACACCCCCTTTATGGGACCCTCAACTGTACACAGGTCCCTCCCCGGCTTCCTCCGGAGGCCCGGCCCGGCCGGAGGATGTTCAGCACCTCTGCCTTGCAGGGTGCCCAGGGGGCCGCCAGGGCTTTGCTTGGAGGCTACTCCCAAGCCTACGGGACTGTCTGCCACTCGGCACTGGGTCACCTGCCCCTGCTGGAGAGGCGCCGCGTGTGAGCCGCCCTACTCCTTTCATTTGGACCCCtgttcctgccccagccccttccccagACCCCTCCCCAGTCTCCTGCACCCCTTAG
- the MAPK15 gene encoding mitogen-activated protein kinase 15 isoform X5: protein MCTAVDPRILRRYVLRRQLGQGAYGIVWKAVDRRTGEVVAIKKIFDAFRDKTDAQRTFREITLLQEFGVHPNIISLLDVIRAENDRDIYLVFEFMDTDLNAVIRKGGLLQDVHVRSIFYQLLRATRFLHSGHVVHRDQKPSNVLLDAKCIVKLCDFGLARSLGDLPEGPEDQALTEYVATRWYRAPEVLLSSHRYTLGVDMWSLGCILGEMLRGRPLFPGTSTLHQLELILETIPPPSEEDLLALGSGCHTSVLHHLGSRPRQTLDALLPPDTSPEALDLLRRLLVFAPDKRLSATQALQHPYVQRFHCPSDEWTRKGDVRLQAREGVQLSAPEYRSRVYQMILERGGSSGTSRELGPEGVSPCQAHLHKPRADPQLPSGTPVQGPRPRPQSSLGHDPPEHESPRAAKNIPRQNSTPLLQTALLGNGERPPGAKEAPPLTLSLVKPSGRGAAPSLTSQAAAQVANQALIRGDWNGGGAVRVASAKQVPPRLPPEARPGRRMFSTSALQGAQGAARALLGGYSQAYGTVCHSALGHLPLLERRRV, encoded by the exons ATGTGCACCGCAGTGGACCCTCGCATCCTCCGGAGATACGTACTCAGGCGGCAGCTCGGGCAGGGG GCCTATGGCATTGTGTGGAAGGCAGTGGACCGGAGGACTGGTGAGGTCGTGGCCATCAAGAAAATCTTTGATGCTTTTAGGGATAAGACAGATGCCCAG AGAACATTCCGGGAAATCACGCTTCTCCAG GAGTTTGGGGTCCATCCCAACATCATCAGCCTCCTTGACGTGATCCGGGCAGAGAACGACAGGGACATTTACCTGGTGTTTGAGTTTATGG ACACTGACCTGAACGCGGTCATCCGGAAGGGCGGGCTGCTGCAAGATGTCCACGTGCGCTCCATCTTTTACCAGCTCCTGCGGGCCACCCGGTTCCTCCACTCGGGGCACGTCGTGCACCGGGACCAGAAG CCGTCCAATGTGCTCCTGGATGCCAAATGCATAGtgaagctgtgtgactttggcctGGCCCGCTCCCTGGGCGACCTCCCCGAGGGGCCTGAGGACCAGGCCTTGACAGAGTACGTGGCCACACGCTGGTACCGAGCTCCGGAGGTGCTGCTCTCTTCGCACCG ATACACCCTTGGGGTGGACATGTGGAGTCTGGGCTGTATCCTGGGGGAGATGCTGCGGGGGAGGCCCCTGTTCCCGGGCACGTCCACCCTCCACCAGCTGGAGCTGATCCTGGAGACCATCCCGCCACCATCcgaggagg ACCTCCTGGCCCTCGGCTCAGGCTGCCATACCTCTGTGCTGCACCACCTGGGGTCCCG GCCACGACAGACGCTGGATGCCCTCCTACCGCCAGACACCTCCCCAGAGGCCTTGGACCTCCTTAGGCGACTCCTGGTGTTCGCCCCGGACAAGCGGTTAAGCGCGACCCAGGCACTGCAGCACCCCTACGtgcagag GTTCCACTGCCCCAGCGACGAGTGGACACGAAAGGGAGATGTGCGGCTCCAGGCACGCGAAGGGGTCCAGCTCTCTGCGCCTGAGTACCGCAGCCGCGTCTATCAG ATGATCCTGGAGCGTGGAGGCAGCAGCGGCACCTCGAGAGAGTTGGGCCCGGAGGGTGTCTCCCCGTGCCAGGCACACCTGCACAAACCCAGAGCCGACCCTCAGCTGCCTTCTGGGACACCTGTGCAGGGTCCCAGACCCAGGCCGCAGAGTAGCCTGGGCCATGACCCCCCCGAGCACG AGTCCCCCCGTGCAGCCAAGAACATTCCCAGGCAGAACTCCACTCCCCTGCTTCAAACTGCACTCCTAGGGAATGGGGAAAGGCCCCCTGGGGCGAAGGAAGCGCCCCCCTTGACACTCTCGCTG GTGAAGCCAAGCGGGAGGGGAGCTGCGCCctccctgacctcccaggctgcGGCTCAGGTGGCCAACCAGGCCCTGATCCGGGGTGACTGGAACGGGGGCGGTGCGGTGAGGGTGGCCAGCGCAAAACAG GTCCCTCCCCGGCTTCCTCCGGAGGCCCGGCCCGGCCGGAGGATGTTCAGCACCTCTGCCTTGCAGGGTGCCCAGGGGGCCGCCAGGGCTTTGCTTGGAGGCTACTCCCAAGCCTACGGGACTGTCTGCCACTCGGCACTGGGTCACCTGCCCCTGCTGGAGAGGCGCCGCGTGTGA
- the MAPK15 gene encoding mitogen-activated protein kinase 15 isoform X1: MCTAVDPRILRRYVLRRQLGQGAYGIVWKAVDRRTGEVVAIKKIFDAFRDKTDAQDTGFLLAPPAHTPVFLSLQRTFREITLLQEFGVHPNIISLLDVIRAENDRDIYLVFEFMDTDLNAVIRKGGLLQDVHVRSIFYQLLRATRFLHSGHVVHRDQKPSNVLLDAKCIVKLCDFGLARSLGDLPEGPEDQALTEYVATRWYRAPEVLLSSHRYTLGVDMWSLGCILGEMLRGRPLFPGTSTLHQLELILETIPPPSEEDLLALGSGCHTSVLHHLGSRPRQTLDALLPPDTSPEALDLLRRLLVFAPDKRLSATQALQHPYVQRFHCPSDEWTRKGDVRLQAREGVQLSAPEYRSRVYQMILERGGSSGTSRELGPEGVSPCQAHLHKPRADPQLPSGTPVQGPRPRPQSSLGHDPPEHESPRAAKNIPRQNSTPLLQTALLGNGERPPGAKEAPPLTLSLVKPSGRGAAPSLTSQAAAQVANQALIRGDWNGGGAVRVASAKQVSPAQSAPLPSSSFPLFLSFSLPSPSFPLSLQCPVQISQGPQGLPSTSPPLTPPLWDPQLYTGPSPASSGGPARPEDVQHLCLAGCPGGRQGFAWRLLPSLRDCLPLGTGSPAPAGEAPRVSRPTPFIWTPVPAPAPSPDPSPVSCTP, encoded by the exons ATGTGCACCGCAGTGGACCCTCGCATCCTCCGGAGATACGTACTCAGGCGGCAGCTCGGGCAGGGG GCCTATGGCATTGTGTGGAAGGCAGTGGACCGGAGGACTGGTGAGGTCGTGGCCATCAAGAAAATCTTTGATGCTTTTAGGGATAAGACAGATGCCCAG GACACAGGCTTCCTTCTTGCTCCACCCGCCCACACACCTGTGTTTCTGTCTCTTCAGAGAACATTCCGGGAAATCACGCTTCTCCAG GAGTTTGGGGTCCATCCCAACATCATCAGCCTCCTTGACGTGATCCGGGCAGAGAACGACAGGGACATTTACCTGGTGTTTGAGTTTATGG ACACTGACCTGAACGCGGTCATCCGGAAGGGCGGGCTGCTGCAAGATGTCCACGTGCGCTCCATCTTTTACCAGCTCCTGCGGGCCACCCGGTTCCTCCACTCGGGGCACGTCGTGCACCGGGACCAGAAG CCGTCCAATGTGCTCCTGGATGCCAAATGCATAGtgaagctgtgtgactttggcctGGCCCGCTCCCTGGGCGACCTCCCCGAGGGGCCTGAGGACCAGGCCTTGACAGAGTACGTGGCCACACGCTGGTACCGAGCTCCGGAGGTGCTGCTCTCTTCGCACCG ATACACCCTTGGGGTGGACATGTGGAGTCTGGGCTGTATCCTGGGGGAGATGCTGCGGGGGAGGCCCCTGTTCCCGGGCACGTCCACCCTCCACCAGCTGGAGCTGATCCTGGAGACCATCCCGCCACCATCcgaggagg ACCTCCTGGCCCTCGGCTCAGGCTGCCATACCTCTGTGCTGCACCACCTGGGGTCCCG GCCACGACAGACGCTGGATGCCCTCCTACCGCCAGACACCTCCCCAGAGGCCTTGGACCTCCTTAGGCGACTCCTGGTGTTCGCCCCGGACAAGCGGTTAAGCGCGACCCAGGCACTGCAGCACCCCTACGtgcagag GTTCCACTGCCCCAGCGACGAGTGGACACGAAAGGGAGATGTGCGGCTCCAGGCACGCGAAGGGGTCCAGCTCTCTGCGCCTGAGTACCGCAGCCGCGTCTATCAG ATGATCCTGGAGCGTGGAGGCAGCAGCGGCACCTCGAGAGAGTTGGGCCCGGAGGGTGTCTCCCCGTGCCAGGCACACCTGCACAAACCCAGAGCCGACCCTCAGCTGCCTTCTGGGACACCTGTGCAGGGTCCCAGACCCAGGCCGCAGAGTAGCCTGGGCCATGACCCCCCCGAGCACG AGTCCCCCCGTGCAGCCAAGAACATTCCCAGGCAGAACTCCACTCCCCTGCTTCAAACTGCACTCCTAGGGAATGGGGAAAGGCCCCCTGGGGCGAAGGAAGCGCCCCCCTTGACACTCTCGCTG GTGAAGCCAAGCGGGAGGGGAGCTGCGCCctccctgacctcccaggctgcGGCTCAGGTGGCCAACCAGGCCCTGATCCGGGGTGACTGGAACGGGGGCGGTGCGGTGAGGGTGGCCAGCGCAAAACAGGTGAGCCCGGCCCAGTCTGCCCCCCTCCCCTCATCCtcctttccccttttcctctccttttccctcccttccccatcctTCCCATTGTCCCTCCAATGTCCAGTTCAAATCTCTCAAGGACCTCAAGGCCTCCCCTCCACTTCACCTCCTCTGACACCCCCTTTATGGGACCCTCAACTGTACACAGGTCCCTCCCCGGCTTCCTCCGGAGGCCCGGCCCGGCCGGAGGATGTTCAGCACCTCTGCCTTGCAGGGTGCCCAGGGGGCCGCCAGGGCTTTGCTTGGAGGCTACTCCCAAGCCTACGGGACTGTCTGCCACTCGGCACTGGGTCACCTGCCCCTGCTGGAGAGGCGCCGCGTGTGAGCCGCCCTACTCCTTTCATTTGGACCCCtgttcctgccccagccccttccccagACCCCTCCCCAGTCTCCTGCACCCCTTAG
- the MAPK15 gene encoding mitogen-activated protein kinase 15 isoform X3 yields the protein MCTAVDPRILRRYVLRRQLGQGRTFREITLLQEFGVHPNIISLLDVIRAENDRDIYLVFEFMDTDLNAVIRKGGLLQDVHVRSIFYQLLRATRFLHSGHVVHRDQKPSNVLLDAKCIVKLCDFGLARSLGDLPEGPEDQALTEYVATRWYRAPEVLLSSHRYTLGVDMWSLGCILGEMLRGRPLFPGTSTLHQLELILETIPPPSEEDLLALGSGCHTSVLHHLGSRPRQTLDALLPPDTSPEALDLLRRLLVFAPDKRLSATQALQHPYVQRFHCPSDEWTRKGDVRLQAREGVQLSAPEYRSRVYQMILERGGSSGTSRELGPEGVSPCQAHLHKPRADPQLPSGTPVQGPRPRPQSSLGHDPPEHESPRAAKNIPRQNSTPLLQTALLGNGERPPGAKEAPPLTLSLVKPSGRGAAPSLTSQAAAQVANQALIRGDWNGGGAVRVASAKQVSPAQSAPLPSSSFPLFLSFSLPSPSFPLSLQCPVQISQGPQGLPSTSPPLTPPLWDPQLYTGPSPASSGGPARPEDVQHLCLAGCPGGRQGFAWRLLPSLRDCLPLGTGSPAPAGEAPRVSRPTPFIWTPVPAPAPSPDPSPVSCTP from the exons ATGTGCACCGCAGTGGACCCTCGCATCCTCCGGAGATACGTACTCAGGCGGCAGCTCGGGCAGGGG AGAACATTCCGGGAAATCACGCTTCTCCAG GAGTTTGGGGTCCATCCCAACATCATCAGCCTCCTTGACGTGATCCGGGCAGAGAACGACAGGGACATTTACCTGGTGTTTGAGTTTATGG ACACTGACCTGAACGCGGTCATCCGGAAGGGCGGGCTGCTGCAAGATGTCCACGTGCGCTCCATCTTTTACCAGCTCCTGCGGGCCACCCGGTTCCTCCACTCGGGGCACGTCGTGCACCGGGACCAGAAG CCGTCCAATGTGCTCCTGGATGCCAAATGCATAGtgaagctgtgtgactttggcctGGCCCGCTCCCTGGGCGACCTCCCCGAGGGGCCTGAGGACCAGGCCTTGACAGAGTACGTGGCCACACGCTGGTACCGAGCTCCGGAGGTGCTGCTCTCTTCGCACCG ATACACCCTTGGGGTGGACATGTGGAGTCTGGGCTGTATCCTGGGGGAGATGCTGCGGGGGAGGCCCCTGTTCCCGGGCACGTCCACCCTCCACCAGCTGGAGCTGATCCTGGAGACCATCCCGCCACCATCcgaggagg ACCTCCTGGCCCTCGGCTCAGGCTGCCATACCTCTGTGCTGCACCACCTGGGGTCCCG GCCACGACAGACGCTGGATGCCCTCCTACCGCCAGACACCTCCCCAGAGGCCTTGGACCTCCTTAGGCGACTCCTGGTGTTCGCCCCGGACAAGCGGTTAAGCGCGACCCAGGCACTGCAGCACCCCTACGtgcagag GTTCCACTGCCCCAGCGACGAGTGGACACGAAAGGGAGATGTGCGGCTCCAGGCACGCGAAGGGGTCCAGCTCTCTGCGCCTGAGTACCGCAGCCGCGTCTATCAG ATGATCCTGGAGCGTGGAGGCAGCAGCGGCACCTCGAGAGAGTTGGGCCCGGAGGGTGTCTCCCCGTGCCAGGCACACCTGCACAAACCCAGAGCCGACCCTCAGCTGCCTTCTGGGACACCTGTGCAGGGTCCCAGACCCAGGCCGCAGAGTAGCCTGGGCCATGACCCCCCCGAGCACG AGTCCCCCCGTGCAGCCAAGAACATTCCCAGGCAGAACTCCACTCCCCTGCTTCAAACTGCACTCCTAGGGAATGGGGAAAGGCCCCCTGGGGCGAAGGAAGCGCCCCCCTTGACACTCTCGCTG GTGAAGCCAAGCGGGAGGGGAGCTGCGCCctccctgacctcccaggctgcGGCTCAGGTGGCCAACCAGGCCCTGATCCGGGGTGACTGGAACGGGGGCGGTGCGGTGAGGGTGGCCAGCGCAAAACAGGTGAGCCCGGCCCAGTCTGCCCCCCTCCCCTCATCCtcctttccccttttcctctccttttccctcccttccccatcctTCCCATTGTCCCTCCAATGTCCAGTTCAAATCTCTCAAGGACCTCAAGGCCTCCCCTCCACTTCACCTCCTCTGACACCCCCTTTATGGGACCCTCAACTGTACACAGGTCCCTCCCCGGCTTCCTCCGGAGGCCCGGCCCGGCCGGAGGATGTTCAGCACCTCTGCCTTGCAGGGTGCCCAGGGGGCCGCCAGGGCTTTGCTTGGAGGCTACTCCCAAGCCTACGGGACTGTCTGCCACTCGGCACTGGGTCACCTGCCCCTGCTGGAGAGGCGCCGCGTGTGAGCCGCCCTACTCCTTTCATTTGGACCCCtgttcctgccccagccccttccccagACCCCTCCCCAGTCTCCTGCACCCCTTAG